The Antarcticibacterium sp. 1MA-6-2 genome has a window encoding:
- a CDS encoding molybdopterin molybdotransferase MoeA, whose product MPEGADTVIQQELIESNDETGTISYYKDKIDPGSNVRLKGSQCKEGDLILKSGTLITPGAIGLLASVGVSKVATYSLPSVGCIITGDEIKEVGSTLKEGEIYNSNGPMLEAFLNEVGILNTTHYRATDDKDELQKVMDEALQKHDFLLLSGGISVGDYDFVKQCLEKAGVKELFYKIKQRPGKPLFAGKKDNKWIFALPGNPASVLSCFNLYVKPCLKFRLGFDNVWSPGQILPLREDQLKKQGFTFFLKGRIDGGEIKILDGQQSFNLQAFNTANCLVELEEQNEIVEMGTPVKVYNL is encoded by the coding sequence ATGCCTGAAGGGGCAGATACTGTAATTCAGCAGGAACTTATTGAAAGCAATGATGAAACCGGAACAATATCTTATTATAAGGACAAAATAGACCCAGGGAGCAATGTAAGATTAAAAGGATCTCAATGTAAAGAAGGAGATTTGATTCTTAAGTCGGGAACTTTAATCACTCCGGGGGCGATTGGATTATTGGCTTCGGTTGGTGTAAGTAAGGTAGCTACCTATTCTCTACCATCAGTTGGATGTATTATCACAGGGGATGAAATAAAAGAGGTGGGGAGCACCTTAAAAGAAGGGGAGATCTACAACTCCAACGGCCCAATGCTCGAAGCTTTTCTTAATGAAGTAGGAATCTTGAATACTACTCATTACAGAGCAACAGATGATAAGGACGAGCTTCAAAAAGTTATGGATGAAGCATTACAAAAACACGACTTTTTGCTCCTTAGTGGAGGAATTTCTGTAGGAGATTATGACTTTGTAAAGCAGTGTCTTGAAAAAGCAGGTGTGAAGGAGTTGTTTTATAAAATAAAGCAGAGGCCGGGAAAACCTTTGTTTGCAGGTAAAAAAGATAATAAATGGATATTTGCACTTCCCGGCAATCCCGCCTCGGTACTTAGTTGTTTTAATCTTTATGTCAAACCCTGCCTGAAGTTCCGGTTGGGGTTTGATAACGTATGGTCGCCTGGCCAGATCCTTCCTCTCAGGGAGGATCAATTGAAAAAACAAGGATTCACCTTCTTTTTAAAGGGCCGAATAGATGGCGGTGAGATAAAAATATTAGATGGTCAGCAGTCGTTTAATTTACAAGCTTTTAACACTGCAAATTGCCTGGTAGAACTGGAGGAGCAAAACGAAATCGTAGAAATGGGCACACCCGTAAAAGTTTATAATTTATAG